From Staphylococcus sp. M0911, a single genomic window includes:
- a CDS encoding class I SAM-dependent RNA methyltransferase: MFQLLAVCPMGLESIVAKEIQELGYETQVENGRIFFEGDENAIVKCNLWLRTADRVKIVMGQFKATTFDELFEKTKALPWESIIDQQGNFPVQGRSVKSTLYSVPDCQAITKKAIVERLKHAYNEKGWLNESGAKYPVEVSILKDKALLTIDTSGSGLNRRGYRLAQGEAPIKETLAASLIKLANWTGDTPLIDPFCGSGTIAIEACLIAQNIAPGFNRDFVSEEWNIMPPNIYDDMRDEADKHANYDREIQVYASDIDPGMVEIAKRNAEEVGLADIIQFSVKDVNTLTIDTEEPIALIGNPPYGERIGDRDEVEEMYRYIGKLMKQHDYLSTYILTSNKEYEHLVNKKATKRRKLFNGYIECTYYQYWGKKPQINKES; encoded by the coding sequence ATGTTTCAATTATTAGCAGTATGTCCAATGGGGCTTGAATCAATCGTAGCCAAAGAAATTCAAGAACTAGGTTACGAAACACAAGTAGAAAATGGGCGTATCTTTTTTGAAGGTGACGAAAACGCCATCGTCAAATGTAACTTATGGCTACGTACCGCAGACCGTGTCAAAATTGTCATGGGCCAATTTAAAGCAACAACCTTCGATGAATTATTTGAAAAAACAAAAGCATTACCATGGGAGTCAATTATAGACCAACAAGGGAACTTTCCAGTTCAAGGTCGTAGTGTCAAATCTACCTTATATAGCGTGCCAGATTGCCAAGCTATTACTAAAAAAGCAATCGTAGAACGTCTTAAACATGCATATAATGAAAAAGGATGGCTCAACGAATCAGGTGCAAAATATCCTGTAGAAGTATCCATATTAAAAGATAAAGCACTTCTTACCATTGATACGTCTGGTTCAGGGTTAAATCGACGCGGCTATCGTTTAGCGCAAGGGGAAGCGCCTATTAAAGAAACATTAGCTGCTAGTTTGATTAAGTTAGCTAATTGGACTGGCGATACACCACTTATCGATCCATTCTGTGGTTCAGGAACGATTGCCATTGAAGCATGTCTTATCGCACAAAATATCGCACCTGGATTTAACAGAGACTTTGTATCTGAAGAATGGAATATCATGCCACCAAACATTTATGACGATATGCGCGATGAAGCTGACAAACACGCGAATTATGATAGAGAAATCCAAGTATATGCCTCAGATATTGACCCAGGGATGGTTGAAATCGCAAAACGCAATGCAGAAGAAGTTGGATTAGCTGATATCATTCAATTCAGTGTAAAAGATGTAAATACATTAACAATCGATACTGAAGAACCCATTGCACTAATCGGTAATCCACCTTATGGTGAACGTATCGGTGATAGAGACGAAGTTGAAGAAATGTATCGATATATTGGTAAGTTAATGAAACAACACGATTATTTATCAACTTATATCTTAACAAGTAATAAAGAATACGAACATTTAGTTAATAAAAAAGCAACAAAACGCCGTAAGTTGTTTAATGGCTATATCGAATGTACGTATTATCAATATTGGGGTAAGAAACCACAAATCAATAAAGAATCATAA
- a CDS encoding DUF1798 family protein yields the protein MLDTIRQLIEEVNHMNDIYEQVREYDEDKDFHKVVEPYVRHIDSLLDQLKPYEQSLIDTTYMNKPKLDLLIKNIEELSVECHFKRTSRKLFTEKIKAVQYDLNNILNKHV from the coding sequence ATGCTAGATACTATTCGACAGTTAATAGAGGAAGTCAATCATATGAATGACATTTACGAACAAGTTAGAGAATATGACGAAGACAAAGACTTTCACAAAGTGGTTGAACCTTATGTTCGACATATCGATTCACTACTAGATCAACTAAAACCATATGAGCAATCACTCATTGATACTACTTATATGAATAAACCAAAATTAGACTTATTAATTAAGAATATAGAAGAATTATCCGTTGAATGCCATTTTAAGCGTACAAGTAGAAAACTTTTCACTGAAAAAATAAAAGCAGTACAATATGATTTGAACAATATTTTAAATAAACATGTTTAA
- a CDS encoding transglycosylase domain-containing protein: MTENKGSSQPKKNGSNEKSDEKKNRNVKRTIIKIIGFMFIAFIVLLLLGILLFAYYAWKAPAFTESKLEDPIPAKIYDKNGDLVKTLDYGQRHEHVNLKDVPQGMKDAVLATEDNRFYDHGALDYKRLFGAVGKNLTGGFGAQGASTLTQQVVKDAFLSQQKSIGRKAQEAYLSYRLEQEYSKDEIFQVYLNKIYYSDGVTGVKAAAKYYFNKDLKDLNLAEEAYLAGLPQVPNNYNIYDHPKEAESRKDTVLYLMHMHKRISDKEYEKAKKIDLKANLVQRTDKERQNTTEEKDPELASYVNFVKSELMNNKHFKDENLGNVLQSGIKIYTNMDKDVQQTLQDKINNGSFYKNDDQQVGATILDSKTGGLVAISGGRNYKDVVDRNQATDAHPTGSSLKPFLAYGPAIENMHWATNHALQDESSYQVDGSTFRNYDTKSHGTVNIYDALRQSFNIPALKAWQQTKEHAGNDAPKKFASKVGLDYEGKIGPSEVLGGSSSEFSPTQLASAFAAIANGGTYNNAHSIQKVITHDGDTIEYDHTSHKAMKDSTAYMLAEMLKGTFKAYGSAYGHGVSGVNMGAKTGTGTYGAEIYSQYNLPDNAAKDVWINGFSPQYTMSVWMGFNKVKEYGTNSFVGHSEQEYPQYLFEDVMSDISSRDGKDFEKPSSVEGSDPDSLSVSGHPDNDTTNKSTHGDSDSSSSNSSNTNGSNGSSNSSNGSSQQQGTSSQQQSGNALTRLFSFNAIFNNKAS, from the coding sequence ATGACGGAAAACAAAGGGTCTTCTCAGCCTAAGAAAAATGGCAGTAATGAGAAGTCCGACGAAAAAAAGAATAGAAATGTGAAGAGAACGATTATTAAGATTATTGGCTTTATGTTTATTGCCTTTATTGTTCTATTGTTGCTCGGTATCTTACTATTTGCATATTATGCATGGAAAGCACCTGCTTTTACAGAATCAAAGTTAGAGGATCCAATCCCTGCTAAGATTTATGATAAAAATGGTGACTTAGTCAAGACGTTAGATTATGGTCAACGTCATGAACATGTCAATCTCAAAGATGTACCACAAGGTATGAAAGATGCCGTATTAGCTACTGAAGATAATCGCTTCTATGATCACGGTGCTTTAGACTATAAACGTCTATTCGGTGCAGTTGGTAAAAACTTAACTGGTGGATTTGGTGCACAGGGTGCTTCTACTTTAACGCAACAAGTTGTTAAAGACGCATTCTTGTCTCAACAAAAATCTATCGGTCGTAAAGCACAAGAAGCTTACCTTTCTTACCGTTTAGAACAAGAGTATAGTAAAGATGAAATCTTCCAAGTTTACTTGAATAAGATTTACTACTCTGATGGTGTAACTGGTGTTAAAGCTGCTGCTAAGTACTACTTTAATAAAGATCTTAAAGATTTAAACTTAGCTGAAGAAGCATACTTAGCTGGTTTACCACAAGTACCTAATAATTATAATATTTATGATCATCCTAAAGAAGCTGAGAGTCGTAAAGATACAGTGCTATATTTAATGCATATGCATAAGAGAATTAGCGACAAAGAATATGAAAAAGCTAAGAAAATCGATCTTAAAGCTAATTTAGTTCAAAGAACTGATAAAGAACGTCAAAATACGACTGAAGAAAAAGATCCTGAATTAGCATCTTATGTGAACTTTGTTAAATCAGAATTAATGAATAACAAACATTTCAAAGATGAAAACTTAGGTAACGTTCTTCAAAGTGGTATTAAGATCTATACTAATATGGACAAAGACGTTCAACAAACGCTTCAAGATAAGATTAATAATGGTAGCTTCTACAAAAATGATGACCAACAAGTTGGTGCCACTATTTTAGATAGTAAAACTGGTGGTTTAGTAGCTATTTCTGGTGGACGTAATTATAAAGACGTTGTTGACAGAAACCAAGCTACAGATGCTCACCCTACTGGTTCATCACTGAAACCATTCTTAGCTTATGGTCCAGCAATAGAAAATATGCATTGGGCAACAAACCATGCGCTTCAAGATGAATCATCATATCAAGTTGATGGATCAACATTCCGAAACTATGATACTAAGAGTCATGGTACAGTAAACATCTATGATGCTTTACGTCAAAGTTTCAATATTCCAGCCTTAAAAGCATGGCAACAAACAAAAGAACATGCTGGTAATGATGCACCTAAGAAATTCGCATCTAAAGTTGGTTTAGATTACGAAGGTAAAATCGGACCTTCTGAGGTATTAGGTGGTTCTTCATCTGAATTCTCACCTACTCAATTAGCATCAGCATTTGCTGCAATTGCTAATGGTGGTACGTATAACAATGCACATTCAATTCAAAAAGTTATCACTCATGATGGCGATACGATTGAATATGATCATACAAGCCATAAAGCAATGAAAGATTCTACAGCATACATGTTAGCTGAAATGCTTAAAGGTACTTTCAAAGCTTACGGTTCTGCTTATGGACACGGTGTATCTGGCGTTAATATGGGTGCTAAAACAGGTACAGGTACTTATGGTGCTGAAATTTATAGTCAATATAACTTACCTGATAATGCAGCCAAAGACGTTTGGATTAACGGATTCTCACCTCAATACACTATGTCAGTGTGGATGGGCTTCAACAAAGTTAAAGAATACGGTACAAACTCATTCGTTGGACATTCAGAACAAGAATATCCACAATACCTATTCGAAGACGTTATGTCAGACATTTCATCTAGAGATGGTAAAGACTTTGAAAAACCAAGCTCAGTTGAAGGTAGCGATCCAGACTCATTATCTGTTAGTGGTCACCCTGACAACGATACTACTAATAAGAGTACGCATGGTGACAGCGATTCTTCATCATCTAACAGTAGTAACACAAACGGATCAAATGGTTCATCAAATAGTTCAAATGGCAGTTCACAACAACAAGGTACTAGCTCACAACAACAAAGTGGCAATGCCTTAACTCGTCTATTCAGTTTTAATGCGATATTTAACAATAAAGCATCATAA
- the nth gene encoding endonuclease III, which yields MISKKKALEMIDVIADMFPDAECELRHDNAFELTIAVLLSAQCTDILVNKVTKSLFAKYKTPEDYLNVSDEELQNDIKSIGLYRNKAKNIKKLCQSLLDKFDGEIPQTHQELESLAGVGRKTANVVMSVAFNEPSLAVDTHVERVSKRLGINRWKDNVRQVEDRLCSVIPKERWNKSHHQLIFFGRYHCLARKPKCDICPLFNDCREGQKRYKASLKEV from the coding sequence ATGATAAGTAAGAAAAAAGCATTAGAAATGATTGATGTCATAGCAGATATGTTCCCAGATGCAGAATGCGAATTAAGACATGATAATGCATTCGAACTCACAATTGCCGTGCTCTTATCAGCACAATGTACGGATATCTTAGTCAATAAAGTAACTAAATCATTATTTGCTAAATATAAAACACCCGAAGACTATTTGAATGTCAGTGATGAGGAATTACAAAACGATATTAAATCAATTGGATTATATAGAAATAAAGCCAAAAATATCAAAAAATTATGTCAGTCGTTATTAGACAAGTTTGACGGTGAAATTCCACAAACACATCAAGAGTTAGAAAGTTTAGCAGGTGTAGGACGTAAAACTGCAAACGTAGTCATGAGTGTTGCATTTAATGAACCTTCTCTTGCTGTCGATACCCATGTAGAACGAGTATCTAAACGATTAGGTATTAACCGTTGGAAAGATAATGTGAGACAAGTTGAAGATAGACTTTGCTCTGTCATACCTAAAGAACGATGGAACAAAAGTCACCATCAACTCATTTTCTTTGGGAGATATCATTGCTTAGCTCGTAAGCCTAAATGTGATATTTGTCCTTTATTCAATGATTGTAGAGAAGGCCAGAAACGATATAAAGCAAGTTTGAAAGAAGTGTGA
- a CDS encoding SDR family oxidoreductase — MKNVLIIGANGRVAIEATKIFLENSNFNVNLFLRNAHRIPDYASNRVTVFEGDAKNQQDLEQALDNIDIVFTGTSGSLNRHAETIVKAMDAKGIKRLILIAAPGIYDELPEAFNEWNKQQFGDKLNLYRQAADTIEQSDLDYTIIRPGWLTDKNENIYEISSKEGAFEGTEVSRKSVANLAVQIAKHPELHSKENIGVFKPGTEGNKPSWFE, encoded by the coding sequence ATGAAGAATGTTTTAATTATTGGGGCAAATGGACGTGTGGCTATCGAAGCGACAAAAATTTTCTTAGAGAATTCAAACTTTAATGTGAACCTGTTCTTAAGAAATGCACATCGTATCCCTGACTACGCTTCAAACAGAGTTACAGTCTTTGAAGGCGATGCTAAGAACCAACAAGATTTAGAACAAGCCTTAGACAACATAGATATTGTTTTTACTGGTACCTCTGGCTCATTAAATCGTCACGCTGAAACGATTGTTAAAGCGATGGATGCTAAAGGTATTAAACGATTAATTTTAATTGCTGCACCTGGTATTTACGATGAGTTACCAGAAGCTTTCAATGAATGGAATAAGCAACAGTTTGGAGACAAGTTAAACTTATACCGTCAAGCAGCTGATACAATCGAGCAATCCGACTTAGACTATACAATTATTAGACCAGGTTGGTTAACAGATAAAAATGAAAATATATATGAAATCAGCAGTAAAGAAGGGGCTTTTGAAGGTACTGAAGTATCAAGAAAAAGTGTCGCTAATTTAGCAGTACAAATTGCAAAGCACCCTGAATTACATTCAAAAGAGAATATCGGTGTATTTAAGCCAGGAACTGAAGGCAACAAACCCTCATGGTTTGAATAA
- a CDS encoding YpoC family protein codes for MIEKQDFEELEQQLDTLASQKKLNSSEAKPLLDDYFDMIIDYFKQINEISDFDLALLDDYPVVPMNFSERYQYMQARKYHFMGYRQMKTLKTELIKMNASYQIRKKRK; via the coding sequence ATGATTGAAAAACAGGACTTTGAGGAATTGGAACAACAACTTGATACATTAGCAAGTCAAAAAAAGTTAAATTCATCAGAAGCTAAACCTTTACTCGATGACTATTTTGATATGATTATAGATTATTTTAAGCAAATTAATGAAATCAGTGATTTTGACTTAGCTTTATTAGATGATTATCCAGTTGTTCCAATGAACTTTTCAGAGCGTTATCAATATATGCAAGCTCGAAAATATCATTTTATGGGATATAGACAAATGAAAACTTTAAAAACAGAGCTGATTAAAATGAATGCCTCATATCAAATTCGCAAAAAGAGAAAATAA
- the gpsB gene encoding cell division regulator GpsB, with amino-acid sequence MSDVSLKLSAKDIYEKDFEKTMARGYRREEVDAFLDDIITDYQKMADMNNEVVKLSEENHKLKKELEELRLRVATTRPQENKNFSSNGSNNASSNNVDILKRISNLEKAVFGK; translated from the coding sequence ATGTCAGATGTTTCATTAAAATTATCAGCGAAAGATATTTATGAAAAAGATTTTGAAAAAACTATGGCTCGTGGCTATAGAAGAGAAGAAGTAGATGCTTTTTTAGATGATATTATTACAGATTATCAAAAAATGGCAGACATGAATAACGAAGTTGTAAAACTTTCAGAAGAAAACCACAAACTGAAAAAAGAACTTGAAGAATTAAGATTACGCGTAGCGACAACTAGACCACAAGAGAATAAAAACTTTTCTTCAAATGGTTCTAACAATGCATCGTCAAATAATGTTGATATTTTAAAACGTATTTCTAATTTAGAAAAAGCAGTATTTGGGAAATAA
- the recU gene encoding Holliday junction resolvase RecU, whose amino-acid sequence MNYPNGQPYKENKSLDGRKSTSNSSNIEYGGRGMSLEKDIEHSNAFYLKRGIAVIHKKPTPVQIVNVHYPKRSKAVINEAYFRTPSTTDYNGVYNGYYIDFEAKETKNKTSFPLNNIHDHQVDHMRNTYQQHGIVFLMIRFKSLDEVYLLPYSKFEFFWDRYQKDIKKSITVDEIRKNGYHIPYQYQPRLNYLKAVDKLILDESEDRV is encoded by the coding sequence ATGAATTATCCTAATGGTCAACCATACAAAGAAAATAAGTCTTTGGACGGACGCAAATCGACGTCAAACTCAAGTAATATTGAGTATGGCGGACGAGGTATGTCACTTGAAAAAGATATTGAGCATTCTAATGCTTTTTATTTAAAGCGTGGCATCGCAGTCATTCACAAGAAACCTACGCCTGTACAGATAGTGAATGTTCATTATCCAAAAAGGAGTAAAGCTGTGATAAATGAAGCTTATTTTCGTACGCCTTCAACAACTGATTATAATGGTGTTTATAATGGCTATTATATTGATTTTGAAGCAAAGGAAACGAAGAACAAAACATCATTTCCTTTGAATAATATTCATGATCATCAAGTGGATCATATGAGAAACACATACCAACAACACGGTATTGTTTTTTTAATGATAAGATTTAAATCGCTTGATGAAGTATATCTATTACCTTATTCTAAATTTGAATTCTTTTGGGATAGATATCAAAAGGATATTAAAAAATCAATAACAGTTGATGAAATACGAAAAAATGGTTACCATATTCCTTATCAGTATCAACCTAGATTGAATTACCTCAAAGCAGTTGATAAGTTGATATTAGATGAAAGTGAGGACCGCGTATGA
- a CDS encoding DUF1273 domain-containing protein: MVKTVYITGYKSYELNIFKDDAPEVYYLKEFIKHKIKQLLDEGLEWVLIQGQMGIELWSAEVVIELKETYPELKLGVITPFEGHTSKWNEQNQTKYINMINQADFLESVFHSEYQGPFQFKRADQFMLDHTDQTLLIYDEEQEASPKFFKSMLVDFMEKTNYTCDIVTFDELTEFINDLQWSQDQSFE, encoded by the coding sequence ATGGTTAAAACTGTTTATATCACAGGGTATAAATCTTATGAATTAAATATATTCAAAGATGATGCACCTGAAGTTTACTATTTAAAGGAATTTATAAAACATAAAATCAAACAATTATTAGATGAAGGATTAGAATGGGTATTAATTCAAGGGCAGATGGGAATAGAATTATGGTCAGCAGAAGTCGTGATTGAATTAAAAGAAACATATCCTGAACTTAAATTAGGTGTTATTACACCTTTTGAAGGTCATACATCTAAATGGAATGAACAAAATCAAACGAAATACATAAATATGATTAATCAAGCAGATTTCTTAGAAAGCGTATTTCATTCAGAATATCAAGGGCCATTCCAATTTAAACGGGCGGACCAATTTATGTTAGACCATACTGACCAAACATTATTAATATACGATGAAGAACAAGAAGCGAGTCCTAAATTCTTCAAATCGATGTTAGTTGATTTTATGGAAAAAACAAACTATACTTGTGATATTGTGACGTTTGATGAACTCACTGAATTCATCAACGACTTGCAGTGGTCTCAAGATCAAAGTTTCGAATGA
- a CDS encoding 5'-3' exonuclease: MPNKVLLVDGMALLFRHFFATSLHNQFMYNSKGVPTNGIQGFVRHIFSAIHEIQPTHVAVCWDMGQSTFRNDMFEGYKQNRSAPPEELIPQFDYVKEISEQFGFVNIGVTNYEADDVIGTLAQTYSTDNDVYIITGDRDLLQCINENVEVWLIKKGFNIYNRYTLHRFNEEYELAPKQLIDIKAFMGDTADGYAGVKGIGEKTALKLIQQYGSVEEVINQIDTLTPGQRKKINDNINELHLSKRLAEIHTNVPIDSAQLFQDMAFATTLNHILSICNEHELYVSGKYISSHL, encoded by the coding sequence ATGCCTAATAAAGTATTACTCGTCGATGGCATGGCTTTATTATTTAGACATTTTTTCGCAACGAGTCTGCACAATCAATTTATGTACAATTCAAAAGGAGTTCCGACTAACGGAATTCAAGGGTTTGTACGTCATATCTTTTCAGCTATCCACGAGATCCAACCTACACATGTAGCTGTTTGTTGGGATATGGGGCAATCAACCTTCAGAAATGACATGTTTGAAGGTTATAAACAAAATCGCTCAGCACCACCAGAGGAGCTCATTCCACAATTTGACTATGTCAAAGAGATTTCTGAACAATTTGGTTTCGTTAATATCGGTGTGACAAATTATGAAGCCGATGATGTGATTGGTACATTAGCACAAACCTATTCCACTGATAACGATGTTTATATTATTACCGGCGATAGAGATTTGTTACAATGTATCAACGAAAATGTTGAAGTATGGCTCATTAAGAAAGGCTTTAATATTTATAATCGATATACCTTACATCGATTTAATGAAGAATATGAATTAGCGCCGAAACAATTGATCGATATCAAAGCGTTTATGGGTGACACAGCTGATGGTTATGCAGGCGTTAAAGGTATTGGCGAGAAAACTGCACTCAAATTGATTCAACAATATGGTAGTGTTGAAGAGGTAATTAATCAAATTGATACCTTAACACCGGGCCAAAGAAAGAAAATTAACGACAATATCAATGAACTACACTTATCAAAGCGTTTAGCTGAAATTCATACAAATGTACCTATCGATAGTGCGCAATTGTTCCAAGATATGGCATTTGCAACTACGCTTAACCATATATTATCAATCTGTAATGAACATGAACTATACGTTTCCGGTAAATATATATCAAGCCATTTATAA